The Nocardia vinacea genome contains the following window.
GGCGGTGTACGCGTCCAACTGTCCCGCCGCGACCGAGTCCGCCAATGCCGTCAATGCCGGATCGGTCCGCAAGCGGGTCTGCGCCAGGGACAAAATCTGTGCGCGCGCTCGCGCGGTACGCCGGTCGTGCGTGTCGGTGCGGTGGTGTGCGTCGATCGCGGCCACCAACTCGGCGATGCCGACGCCCTTGGCCGCGACCAGGGTGAGGATCGGGGCGGCGGACTCCTGATGCAGATCCCGCACGGTCTGGTCGGCGCCCTCTCGGTCGGCCTTGTTGACGACCAGGATGTCGGCGACCTCGAGCAGACCCGCTTTCGCGGCCTGAATTGCGTCTCCCGCACCGGGATTCAGAATCACCAGGGTGGGGTCGGCGATCGCGGCGATCTCGATCTCGGACTGTCCGACACCGACCGTTTCGAGCAGGATCAGCTCGTGGCCGAGCGCGCCGAGCAATCGGATGGCGGCGGGCACCGCCGCCGCGAGACCACCCAGATGACCGCGCGTGGCCACCGACCGGATCAGCACATCGGGATCATTGATGTGCTGCGCCATCCGAATTCGATCACCCAGCAGCGCGCCACCGCTGTACGGCGAGGACGGATCGACCGCCAGCACCGCCACCCGCAGGCCCTGCTCGCGGTAGGCGGCGACCAGTGCCGCGATCGTGGTCGATTTACCCGCGCCCGGCGGGCCGGTGACCCCGATGACCCGAACCGGGACCGCGTCGAGCAGCGCGAGCACCTCGTCGCGCCGTGGTCCCTCGACCGCGCTCAGCAACCGCCCCGCGGCCCGCACCGATCCGGCCCGCGCGGCGGCGATGAGCTCCGCAATGGT
Protein-coding sequences here:
- a CDS encoding ArgK/MeaB family GTPase, which codes for MGTIAELIAAARAGSVRAAGRLLSAVEGPRRDEVLALLDAVPVRVIGVTGPPGAGKSTTIAALVAAYREQGLRVAVLAVDPSSPYSGGALLGDRIRMAQHINDPDVLIRSVATRGHLGGLAAAVPAAIRLLGALGHELILLETVGVGQSEIEIAAIADPTLVILNPGAGDAIQAAKAGLLEVADILVVNKADREGADQTVRDLHQESAAPILTLVAAKGVGIAELVAAIDAHHRTDTHDRRTARARAQILSLAQTRLRTDPALTALADSVAAGQLDAYTAAEQLLTVRISSEIAYTVYENEIST